The Thermoplasma acidophilum DSM 1728 genome includes a window with the following:
- a CDS encoding FlaD/FlaE family flagellar protein, with the protein MINDSLKPYLEEKLEGARKSVPGFALEELKQKIISSPIQFGKSDIDDLVSNLLKRYEQTKENSLIGKIDSIFKEISDIEKVMSAKQPEPAQQQAPVEKPKKKAKLEVIGDDVVSIMVSLRWLEFLLDNYGPENTLDVLDYYESLGWISATVKEQMMKYAKMTGVMNPAQEYKIKPSIQDHIINMLFIEKLRGEEINRDLIEALEREFRTIRKGVDELYGI; encoded by the coding sequence ATGATCAACGACTCATTGAAACCGTACCTGGAGGAAAAGCTGGAGGGCGCCAGGAAATCTGTGCCCGGTTTCGCGCTTGAAGAACTGAAGCAGAAGATAATATCTTCCCCAATCCAGTTCGGTAAAAGTGACATAGACGACCTGGTCTCGAACCTGCTCAAGCGATACGAACAGACAAAGGAGAACTCGCTGATCGGAAAGATAGATTCGATATTCAAGGAAATATCGGACATAGAAAAAGTGATGTCAGCAAAACAGCCGGAGCCCGCTCAGCAGCAGGCGCCAGTAGAGAAGCCAAAGAAAAAAGCAAAGCTGGAGGTCATCGGAGATGATGTGGTATCGATAATGGTATCATTGAGATGGCTCGAATTCCTGCTGGACAACTATGGTCCTGAGAACACGCTGGATGTCCTTGACTATTACGAAAGTTTGGGCTGGATTTCAGCCACAGTGAAAGAACAGATGATGAAGTATGCAAAGATGACAGGAGTTATGAATCCTGCCCAGGAATACAAGATAAAGCCATCGATACAGGATCACATCATAAACATGCTGTTCATAGAGAAGCTGAGAGGTGAGGAGATCAACAGGGATCTCATCGAGGCGCTCGAAAGGGAGTTTAGAACCATAAGAAAGGGAGTTGACGAGCTGTATGGGATTTAG
- a CDS encoding flagellar protein F yields the protein MGFSYTVAAVIMLSSTLIFFGIVYTSYVQSNENIANANQKLVKSIYDLENTHVSITGYYYNSSSSLFIVNLTNNGSQVFNMSMANVLINGTMVKFNVSGPYLFPLQAVSISFKEPAGTYSLEIVMPDGYEIFREVVS from the coding sequence ATGGGATTTAGCTATACAGTGGCGGCGGTAATAATGCTCTCGTCTACTCTTATATTTTTTGGAATCGTTTACACTTCATATGTTCAATCCAATGAAAACATCGCAAATGCGAACCAGAAGCTTGTTAAAAGCATATACGATTTAGAAAATACGCATGTTTCGATAACTGGTTATTATTATAATTCAAGTTCATCATTATTCATCGTCAACCTGACAAACAATGGGAGTCAGGTCTTCAACATGAGCATGGCCAACGTCCTGATCAATGGGACGATGGTTAAATTCAACGTTTCAGGTCCATATCTCTTTCCACTGCAGGCCGTTTCCATTTCGTTTAAGGAACCTGCAGGAACGTACTCGCTGGAAATAGTGATGCCTGATGGCTATGAGATATTCAGGGAGGTGGTGTCCTGA
- a CDS encoding flagellar protein G, with the protein MASTAVSELVFFIVTLLITASAVAVLSDQTFHLVDGMQTSSQKTSEMIQQNFAIINNPTQIPYNGGYVFYIKNTGSVAFTLTNTSVTVLINGNIVTGSYVQFETPGNTGVLYPGQVGEIVVNETLSGYNSITVSLSSGVSHQLEFEV; encoded by the coding sequence ATGGCTTCGACAGCAGTATCGGAACTGGTCTTCTTCATCGTAACATTGCTCATAACCGCGTCGGCGGTGGCTGTGCTGTCTGATCAGACGTTCCATCTTGTGGACGGCATGCAGACATCTTCGCAGAAAACCTCTGAGATGATACAGCAGAACTTCGCGATAATAAACAATCCTACACAAATACCTTATAATGGTGGTTATGTATTTTACATAAAGAATACGGGAAGCGTGGCCTTTACCCTGACCAATACATCTGTAACCGTACTCATAAACGGCAATATAGTCACGGGATCGTACGTTCAGTTTGAGACCCCAGGAAATACCGGCGTTCTCTACCCAGGCCAGGTCGGAGAAATAGTGGTAAATGAAACACTGAGCGGATACAACAGCATAACCGTTTCCCTGTCCAGCGGCGTATCTCACCAGCTGGAATTTGAGGTGTAA